Genomic DNA from Acomys russatus chromosome 24, mAcoRus1.1, whole genome shotgun sequence:
GGCTAAGGACAGAGGGGTGGAAGGAGCCATGCTCAAATGCAAGAAGCTGACACACATTTTCTGAGCATAGCCAGACTTTGTCTGAGGCATCAGGGTCACAGGGTCACAGCAGGGGCAGAGCTGAGGAGGGATCCTGGTGGCACTCCGTAGCCTTCTCTTTCTTGGGAAGGCAGGATGACTGTGGCCTTGATATGTGCTGAGTGACCAACTTCTGAATTCCCGCTAAGGCAAAGCCTGTCGCATAGCAATACTCCCTGACCTCCCTGAGGTCAGGCCCTTATTTACGGGGGCTCGGCATCCCTCCTAAGTGGGGGGTCTTGGGACCTTCTGGGTATCCATCCGTCAGCCCCTTCCAGTTCCTTGACAGCCAGGGCGCAGCATGGCTAAGAATCCAccagctaggggctggagagatggctcagcagttgagagcactgactgctcttccagaggatctgagttcaaatcccagcaccaacatagctgctcacaactgtctgtaaagcacatgcaggcaaaacaacaatccacattaaaataaataaataaataaatgcataaataaagcCAGGAGCGGTggccaacacctttaatcccagcactctggagacagaggcaggtggattgctgtgagtttgaggccagtctggtctacaaagtgagtccaggacagtcaaggctaacagagaaaccctgtcttgaaaaacctaaataaataaataaattcaggcaggtgtggtggcgcatgcctgtaatcctagcacttgggaggcagaggcaggctcattgtgagttcaaggccagcctgggctacaaagtgactctaggacagccaaggctacacagaaaaaccctgcctcgaaataAATTTAGCTGagcgatggtggcgcacatctttaatcctagcagtcaggaggcagaggcaggtggatctctatgagttcgaggccaggctggtctataaagttagtccatgacagccaaggctacacagagaaacgctgtctcaaaaaaccaaaattaattaatcaattaattttaaaaattaagtaattaactAAAAAAGAATCCTGCCGCCCAAGTAGATGAAGGCtaggtggcggtggtggcagtaGGGGTGGAGAATCTGGATGTGGAGAAGACTGTGTCCCAGGAGGGTACTGTGTCCCTAACGGTGCCCCACTAGAACATAGACATGGACCCACTGACTCTGAtccaagctgggcttggtggtaggATGTGACAGGAAGGCTCAACGTTTACCTCTCACACTATGACCCTGGGCATTCCGATGGGGACAGTGTGTGGCATTGCAGCTCCTACAGGAGATGACTCTGGATGACCCTACACCAGTATACTACCTCAGACCCTTTGGACTATTGCAAGTTTTTCCATCCTTTAAGCAGAGAGtgacagccaggcggtggtggcgcgtgcctttaatccagctctcaggaggcagaggcagcacatcactgagttcaaggccagcctggtctacacagtgagttccaggacaactgaatctacttagagaaaccctgtctcaaagacaaaacaaaacaagaagaggaggTGGCGGCAGCGGAGGAAGAGTAAGCATGCTGTGCTGGGCAGGGCTCCAGGACACCTTCCTCTGAGCACATTACACATGGCACAGTCCTACCAGCTCCTGATGAGACCGGAAAACTGGTGCTCTAGAGAACGTATCCCATAATGCCACAGTGCTATGAGCCATATAAAAAAGGAGCCAGAGACTGGGATGGGCTCCTGTTTGGTGACTAAAAGTGGCCCTGGGGTTGAGGAGGTAGCCATCTCTCATAGTGCAATACATTGCATCAGGGTTCAAGATAAGACTCTAGGCTTCCAGAACCCTCTTCGGAGGCTCAGGGTAAAGCCAGATTTctgctcacccctcccccaagaggcCAGGGTGAGCTCAGCATGTCCCTGAAGGCAGTGGGGAAAAGGGGTGAACAGCTGCCAGGTCCAAAGCCAGAAGCCCAGCTCAGCCCAGATAAACTCCACCCACATATAGGTGTTCCTTTGCCCACTTGGGGGCAGGCCTGGtcaaggggagggggcagagggagctACACATCTAGAAGGCCGGTGGGCCAGGTGAAGAAGAAGAGTCATTTAGTAGACATTAAACTGAATAAAACCGTAACTCAGTCTGGGCAGTTGCACACTCCTGTAGTCTCTCAAACAGGGACTTTTTTGGGGAACAGGCAACCCACGTTCTTCCACAGCCAAACAAACCTCTTCCTGACTTCTCGCCAATGCCCTTACCCCAATCCCACTGGTCAAGAACAGTCCAGGAAGGCTGGGTTTGAATTGACTTTATTATTCTGTAAATGTGAACTTTACAAAGCGCTTTACAATTAATGATGACACCCTTTCGTTTGTCATGGACTTCCACCTCTGAAACAGCTGTGAGCGTAGGCTCTCAGCTCTCGGTTTCCCTGGTCAGCTTGCGGACATTGTTGTGGTTTTAGTTATTGATACAATGTTgtcagccatggctacaaagTAACAGTCTTGTCACTACAGGgtcacagcacagagagagaggaggacgcTGGAGGGACAAAATAAAGGCCTCCTCCtccccaaacaaaagaaagccaggaTGTGGCGTCTGctctagctcagtggttcagtGAAGGCCTCCTCAGAGGTAGGGGAGCGACTgactttattaacttattttctaACAGTCATGAGTTATGATACTACGTTAACCCCTCGACAGTGCCTTCAAAACAATCCTTTTTCTCGGGTCCTTTTTCCAAACATCCCACTGAAGGGACGACTGTTCTCCTTGCACCCAGTGCCACCCAAAATGTTCAAgtcaaaaatatttatacattttatactgAGTTCTCTTTTTGTCTGCTAAAAATAGTATTGCaaattttggcttcttttgaCATAGAAATCACAATTGTGTGCAAAACACTTGCAATGAGGCGACTGATGGGGACACAAGCAGCGGCCATTCAATCAGAATGCTTCAGAAGCTGCACCCTTTTCCTTTTCGGGGAAAACGAAAACGAACAAAAGCCAACACCTTTGCCATTTTTGAAACACTTCTCCCAGCAGCCCAGGTTAGGTAGGATGACATCACGCAGCAtcacacagcagcagcaccatTCCAAGCAGTGGGTAACGCTGAGATGTCACGTGCTTATCATTCCAATTTGGGATCCACAGCAAGCCTTTCGAGTCTTCAGCTGGTTGATGGGCCATGCCCTTCCCACTTTAGCTAAGAAACATCATCTTTGGGGAACCGAAGCAGGGCACAATGGACAGAGCAAGACAGGGCTAGCACTGGCCTTAGGAAGATCCTACTGTTGAACCAAGTAGCCCCAGGCAACCCACAGACCCATGGAGGGGACAGGCCCTGCCATCTTACCAGCCTTCACAGGCCCTTCCTCCTGGTTCTAAAAACACCACACAGCTAGTTTCTCTTGAGGCTCAGACCTGCAGTCACACCATGCAGGACCCTCAGAGGCTCACCTCAACTGCCTTTCACACACCGCTGCATCGACATTCAAGGGCAAAGGAAGACACCAAATCAGACATTAGCTGAAGCAACTGGTatagaaaacaagacagaattCAAGTACTGagacagccaggcaggcaggcaggcagtcctTCCAAGCTCACAGTATCAGACCTGACTCTGGTCCCTTGCCCTAGACCCGCTATACCCATCCCAGCTGCCAGCTCGTCCCAGGGACTGTTGTCTGctctgggaagacagaagagTGGTGGCTGCAGCCCTGCCCCAGGAGCTCCAACATGATCCAGTCCCAACTGTCCTCACGGCAAAGATGTTGATGTAGCAATAGTTTCTACAATAGACTCTACATAGTGTATGCATATTGCTAGTAGTCAAGCTAGGAACAGAGGCGCAGACATCCGAGGAATACTGAGAGGCTCTCATCTATAGGATCTGGAACAGGGTCATGTGGCAGGACAAGGCAGCCCCGATTCTGGAATTAGTCATCTTGTAAACAAAGGAGGGGGGAGTCTGGTTTTTTCAATTGGTtttccttggaaaaaaaaaaataatcaaaagatgcTAAGGCACTCTGGAAGGCCCCTCGGAGCCCAGGCCTGCCACCCGCCTGCCTCACAGTACATTCAGGATGCAGAGGGGGTGCCCTCCCCCCCAAGCAGGTACAGTCATTGGCCATGCATGTCTGCAAACGCTCCCCACCACGTCCACCAAGGGACACATTAGTGCAAAACGCCCTGCCGGCCCACCTGGGGCACAGGGAGAGCTCAGAATCCATTCacatttaattaatattattgAAGTTTTACCTATAGCTCTTGCCTTCCTTACCCAGAACAAAACAGATGGCAATTATAAACGCTAAGGGACAGAGGTTGAGGACGTTGTGCTAGCCCGAACAGTGGTCAGGCATCCTGTGCGGCCAGCAGCACCCTCCCTACGCTGACCCAGGGTGGGGACCATGCCCATCTTGGAGTGGAGGGATGAGAAAGAGCCCTTCTGACACCAACCAAAACAGGTGGGTCTGTCTCCCCAAAGGTCCCCATGGATGGTCAAATTAAAGTGCAAATTTGGGTGTGGGAAGCAGATCAAGGAATATTCCAGAGGGGAAGGgcacagccccaccccccaatcctGCCATACCCTCCACAGTTCTGTGGTCTtctcccagcaccaggagggtTTGGTCCAAGTCACTAAAGGGCTGGTGGGGCTCCAACCTACCTCGGACTAAGactgggggtgggagaggtgaGACGGCCATCTCTGGGGAGCTAGTTCTGGAGTTGGGTATTAGCTACCCCCTGGAGCCCCAGGAATGCAGGTCTTGTGCTACCaagggggggatgggaggatggggggaGAACACACAACTCAGTTAAGTTCCCATGGTACTTGCCACAatgcccccttccctttcccaaaCTACAGGTCTTTCAGAAGgcgggggggggtagggggggactGGGGGGTGGATGggggtaggtgggggtgggggctgttagGAAGACATGTAGTCAGCACTGTATGGATGCTACCCATGAGCCCCCAAGGCAGGGATGTGCCAGCAAAAGGAGGGGACATGGAGTCTAAACCACACCTCAAGATCTCCTGCCACGGCCCTCCAAACGGGAAGAGGCTGCCCAGCCTGTGGGCACACAGGAGGGTTTCGTGGGGGCAGCAAATTCAAGATGCATACAGGGAGAGGGAATATTCGACCTTTCAGGTTTGGAATCACCTCAGGAGCTCCTAGGCTCTGCAGGTGGGCAGGACATCCCTAGACAAGAGTCCAAGAGGGGACACCTGGGCACTCAGCCTCAAGAGCATGTCCCACGCTTTAAAAGTGACAACCACcagcttcaggccagccagctGTCCTCGAAGCCCCTCCTGCAGGTCGCTCTCATGTTTCTCTACATTTCTGGTCCCCAATGAGATCCACACCCGCCAACTGCTCCAGCCCAGGCCTGTACCTGCCGCCAACTACACAGGTACCCACAGATGCCTGGCTGGGCTGTACACAGCCAGCCGCACTTTTCTGGGCCCCCTCTGCCTCCAATGGGAGGCCAAGATGGGGCTTTATGGACAAGTATTCACCCAAATCTACAGTAAGCAGGCTGGGGTCAGGGATACTAGtctctcattaattttttttcttttctttttctttttttttctttttctctgttgggTCTGAAAGTTTccaaaccaccaccaaaaaaaaaaaaaaaaaaaaaagtgtgaactaaacaaaaacagcaaacaagcaaaatccCAGAgtggctggggaggcagagggtggtgAGGGCAACCATGGCCAGGGGCAGAGAGACTCTGGGGGAGTCAGCAGGCCAGCCGCTGGGGATCTGGGTGGAGCAAGAGTGAGGatatggaggggtgggggtggtgaagGCCTCATCCTTTCCCCAACCCCAGGTGACCAGCCACAGCCACTGCTGCAGGGCCATCACTGGTCTCCATGCACACACGTGCTGCTGTGTGTGGgctcctgccctgccccgcccccccatacacacacacacacacacacacacacacacacacacacacacacacacacacacaagcggcTTCTTGGGAGGAATGAAAACAAGAGAagtctggcctctgagggcccaGCACTCTCCCACTGGGGTCCTGATGGGTAAGAACGGAGTGTCATGTCTGCCCCTCCAGCCACAAGGACAGAGGAATAGGAAAGGAACAGGAGGAATAGGAAGGGTGGATGAGGCAGAGTCAGGGCGGAACATCAGGGACCTGGTGGCCTCTTCTACCTCTccaagaagagggagggagcactaTCATGGGAGACTGAGCTGGGGAGTATCAAAAAGTTGCCCCGGGACCTTCCTCCCAGAGCGTGGCCAGCGGCCTAAATGTTTACAGTATAATGAATGCGTTTGTTTCCTTCATCCATTTTAAATACAGGcagaataaaaatcacatttttgtcAGGCAGCAGTAGCAGTTCAGTAGGTAAGTGGCTTTGATCACATTTGTTTGTATTAGTAATGCATGCAAGCAGCTTTAGTACTAGGTCCCTTGTGAGTTGGCCTTGCCAGCCACTTACAAGGTCCCTGCATAGGTGCCCTCTGGCCTTCTTGTTGCTGTGGCCACTGGTGTCTGAGGCCTGCTGGAGCTGGTGTTGCCCTGCTCAAAGGCCTGAGGGGGGCTCTGGCCATCAGCAGGCAGCGGCTCGGGGGCAGCCACCTCCTGGATAACCGAGCCAGCCCCATCCGCCTCCTCACTAGCCTCGAAGGCAGGGTTGGCCGAGGTGCTCAGATCCACATTCACAGCATCAGTTCTCAGGGCCACGATGGTGGCCGCGTCACTCCGCCGCTCTGCGTAGATGCGCTGCTCAAACACCTGCGAGGCGGCAGGTGGGAACTCCGGGTCCAGGGGCAGGCTGGCAGCCGAGGTGCCCATGACGCTACGGTACATCTCCACACCCTCTGGCAGCATGGACTTGATCTTGGGCAGCCAGCGCTTGCGGACACGGCGAGCATTGGTGCACATGTCTGCAGCGATCACATTCATCTCACTCTCTTTGAAGCTGGGGGCGAAGTTCTGACAGTACACTgcagtgggaggcagaaggagggggTGTGAGAGCAGCCTGTCTCCCCACTGCTTGGTCCCCTGCTGCCCAAGTGTCCACAGAAGCAAGGTACCCAGGGTTGGACTGTCTACAGTCGTGGCTCCCACTGAGATCCCTTGAGTTAAGCTATCGGTCACTTTCGAATTCCTTGGCCCAGGAGGCCCATGTGGCCCTTTGGGAAAGGGTCTATAACAGTAAGCTAAGTCAGCTTGGGTGCCCACCAGGTTTAGACCCGTGCCTAACCCCTCTGGCTTCCCCACCTCCACCTGAGAAATGAGACAGGTCACAGGGGCCTCCCCACACGAAGGGTTGGCTTGCTAACATATGCCCTAGTTTcagacacaacaaacaaaaaggaatgctGGTATCTTCAtcaacttaacaacaacaacaacaacaacaaagaaaccctcagctgggtgtggtggtgcacacctttaatcccagcacttgggaggcagaggcaggaggatcgctgatctacaaagtgagtatgggacagccaaggctacacagagaaaccctatcttgaaaaccgaaaaaaagaaaaaagaaaccctctTCTGTTTCCTACCAGGAGCCGGAGACCAAGCCAGGTCCCCACAGAGCATCAACTAGGAACAGGTCCCTCAGAGGCCAGCCTCACTACCTTCCTGTTGTCCCCACATTCATCAGGACTGTAATTGACCACTGCTAAGACCTCTCTTCTACAAAGCAGAATTAGTGTCACAAAGGGAATTTCTTTTTTTGGGCGGGGATGGGAGCGGgggttcgagacagagtttctctgttatcttggaggtcctggattcgctttgtagaccaggctggcctcgaactcacagggatccacctacctctgcctcctgagtgctgggattaaaggggtgcgccccCACGCCCGGCACAAAGGGAATTTCTAAGGAAGACAATAGACGTGTCTTGGGCCGGTGGCCACAGTGGCTGTGCTGTGTTCTGggccagtctgtgtgtgtgtgttggctggcACAGCTTCTGCATCCCAGGGTACAGGGCTGGGTGGTGGCTTGCCACAGAGACGGACTGGGCTCCGCCCCACCACGCGGGAGCGGGAGGCAGAAGCCGGCCGAACAGATGGCAAAGGCTCAAAATAACCTCAACATGTAAATAAGGGGTTTTGttcaaaaaggaaaattagaTCTATTTCACATATTAAAATAGTTTCGCAGCTGAATTCATCACACTTGGAAACCTACCAAGGACGTTAACACCTCGAGATGAGTTctgcttgctgctcttttttcccctcctggttCCAGTCTGCAGGCCAAAGCAAGCACTCTGACCCTGGGGCCCGACTGAGCCTTCCTTGGGTCAGGATCTCAATTCCAGATGGGATTCCTAGAGTGTCCCAGACCCACCCTACCCAGGTGATCCTGCGTCACCCACTCACGTTTCACAGCATTCAGGACTCGGCTGTCCAGTGGCTTTCGGCTCGGGTCACTGGTAGAGGAGCGTATGCCAGTGCCACAGCTATTGGCCAGTGTGTTCCTGGAGGAGGGGTGAGGAAAGGAGGCACAGCTGGTCCAGAAGTGACCCGAAGAATGGGATtccccatacacacaccaggTGACAGAGCCCAAATTCCCCTGCCCATCCAGTGTCCCCCCGAATACGTGTGCGTGCCTTCTGAGTTgtatccagtgtgtgtgtgtgtgtgtgtgtgtgtgtgtgtgtgtgtgtgtgtgtgtgtgtgtgtggtagatgAGGGAGTGGAAAGGtaggatggggggatgggggagaggctgAGTCTGCCTCTAGGAGCTATGATTCCCAGCTTAGCAGGCAGCCCCGAGTGACCATGTTAGGAAGCTGACAGGCCCAGGCATTAGCCGCGGGGAAATCCTGAGCCACCCAACTGAGTCACTTTTCCTTGGGGGACTAGACTCCGTTGacccatgtgtgtacctggtagTATAAATACATGtagcttttctcttcctttggggAGGGGTACGCAGTGAGTCTTTCCCCAGATTGAGCTCCAGCATACATGGATGTGCTGCCATCCTTCAGGAGGCTCTCCAGGGTAGATGGCCACGCCAGTGTTAGGACAAAGTGGAGGgctgcacaagctcaagccatTGATGACCAGACAGCCAGCAGCTACAGGGAGCTCTGGAAGCGTctgtagcccccccccccttacaccTACCTGTCAAAGAAGGTGGCCAGGAGCCTCCGCAGCAGAACCTTGTGCTTCACCCCCGCACACAGGTGGCAGTTCATGAGCTGGCCACGCGTGATGTAGACCCCGGAGCCTAAAGCCAGCAGATGTCAATGTATGAAGTCCAACtctcaatccccctgcctcagcctcccaagtacgcACACCACACCTAGTTCTTAGAACTTCCCATCAGTCCTGCATATTAGGTCTTAGCAGAAGGAAGAGATTAGGTGAGGGCAGGAACAGTCCTTGCCTAAGTAACAATTCTACACCCCTAAAGGGCATCCCAGCAGTCTGAGAGACTGTCTCTAGCTCCCGGAGTTTCTATTCTGCCCCAGGACTTGGGTGGAGcagtcccaccccaccctaccctggAAGCTACACTCCTGCTGCCTACAGAGAGCTGGCGATGAAGTCTCTCAGGCACTGGTTTCCAGGAGAGGGGGGCAATTGGACAGGATCTAGAGTGTTAAAATTCCtccacaaggggctggagagatatatggcttagaggttaagagcattgattcctcttccaaaggtcctgagttcaattcccagcaaccacatggtggctcacaaccatctataatgtgatctgatgcccctttctggcctgcaggtgtaaatgcagacagagcactgtatacataataaataaatcttcaaaaaaaaaaaaaccagtaggtgtggtggcgcacacttttaatcccagcactcaggaggtggaggcaggtggatcattgtgagttcaaggccagcctggtctacaaagtgagtccacaacagccaaggctaatacagaaaaaaaaaaaaaatcttctacaaactgggtgtggtggtgcatgcctttaatcccagcacttgggaggcagaggcaggtggattgatgcgaattggaggccagcctggtttacaaagcaggACTacaggagaaatcctgtctcgaaaagccaaaagaaaaaataaaatcctctaCATGAGGGTGTcagacagaagcaggaaagggTGTCTCAGGGAGGCTGAGCTGAGATGCAGGGGTGAAAAACCTGTCCAGCATGTCTTCCTCAACAAAAAAAGGAGCAATTAAAGAGCAGGCatggggccgggcggtggtggcacacgcctttaatcccagcacttgggaggcagaggcaggtagatcactgtgagttcgaggccagcctggtctacaatgtgagtccagcccagccaaggctacacagagaaaccctgtctcgagaaaccaaaaataaataaataaataaataaataaataaataaataaataaataaaaatttaaaagcaggcatggtggcccacacctctaatacctctcaggagacagaggcaagaggacctccCTAAGtgagagcccaggctggtctacgtatctagttccaggatatccagggctacatagagagacttgtctcaaacgaacaagaagcaaagaaaacagtgtGATGGCCAATGGTCCGCCACTCACTTGGATCTTACTGAATACTGCCTTACAAAAATGCAAGGACCCCAGCGTTAAAGAGATGATGTTTCTGAAAAGGTGCTGCTGGTCCTGAGGGCTTCCAGACTCCACCCTGGACTGTGAGCAACCTACCATTCAGATACTACAACTGGATAGTGGGGCAGGAGGGACCCTGGTAAACTATGGGACTCGGTTCTCTCTGTGACCTAAATTAGAATGCATCATGGATCTAGCCCTTGCCAATCAGAAGCCTGGCCAGCTCAGGGGACTCAATTAAAATGCTAAATTAATCCAATTGAATAACTCCCTTTAATGACACATTCTTCTAAAAGGAAATTAGGGAACATtgaagatgttctttttttttcttttctttctttctttctttttgactgaTTGGTGATGAGTGTATCGTTCATAGCTCTGACAGTGAtgggtggggctgcctcaccggCTACGAGCTCCAGTTTCTCTCCGGGATCTCCCTCCGAGTAGAGCTTTGGGTGGCAGCGGTACCCAATCTGGCTGATGAGGCTGGCAggcagtgccaccaggtctcgacGGATGAGGACACAGGAACGGCTCTCCAGGGGCACCGGCTCTGGCTTCTCTTgcactaagacaaaaaaaaaaaaaaactatcccaATTAGGTTGGAGTCTGTGGGTGAACCTGGGCTGCTCTGTGCCCATCCACTACA
This window encodes:
- the Nacc2 gene encoding LOW QUALITY PROTEIN: nucleus accumbens-associated protein 2 (The sequence of the model RefSeq protein was modified relative to this genomic sequence to represent the inferred CDS: deleted 1 base in 1 codon), which encodes MSQMLHIEIPNFGNTVLGCLNEQRLLGLYCDVSIVVKGQAFKAHRAVLAASSLYFRDLFSGNSKSAFELPGTVPPACFQQILSFCYTGKLTMAASEQLVVMYTAGFLQIQHIVERGTDLMFKVSSPHCDSQTAMIEDANSEPQSPCNQLQPATAAYVASPSVPIPLLTRVKHEAMEMPPATGSGLASKRPLETGARDGVAVAAGAAGTPGTAPLKLPRVSYYGVPSLATLIPSIQQVPYPQGERTSPGASSLPTTDSPTSYHNEEDEEDDEAYDTMVEEQYGQMYIKATGNYAVQEKPEPVPLESRSCVLIRRDLVALPASLISQIGYRCHPKLYSEGDPGEKLELVAGSGVYITRGQLMNCHLCAGVKHKVLLRRLLATFFDRNTLANSCGTGIRSSTSDPSRKPLDSRVLNAVKLYCQNFAPSFKESEMNVIAADMCTNARRVRKRWLPKIKSMLPEGVEMYRSVMGTSAASLPLDPEFPPAASQVFEQRIYAERRSDAATIVALRTDAVNVDLSTSANPAFEASEEADGAGSVIQEVAAPEPLPADGQSPPQAFEQGNTSSSRPQTPVATATRRPEGTYAGTL